The genomic window GCGGCGGAGGCTCTGACCAAGACTGTCCTCGCGGCCAGAGGGGCCGCGAGGACTGGGCTGAAAACATGGAAGACTTCCCGAAGGGCAACCTCTGGCACGCGAGCGCCTCCGAAGAGGTCTTGGCGCCCCCGCTCGAGAATGATCTCGACGTCGACCTGGCGGTGATCGGCGGCGGCTTCACCGGCTGTGCGGCGGCACTCGAGGCGGCGCGTCTCGGCGCCAGCGTGGCACTGCTCGAGGCGCGGGAGATCGGCCATGGTGGCTCGGGGCGGAACGTCGGGTTGGTCAACGCCGGGCTTTGGCTGCCCCCGGACGAGATCCTCTCGCAGATGGGCGAGGCGGCGGGGCGGCGGCTGATCGACGTGCTCGGCGGGGCTCCGGCACGGGTCTTCGGTCTGATCGAGCGCGAGGGGATCGCCTGCGAGGCGACGCGGAACGGCACGCTGCATCTCGCGCATGCGGCCTCGGGGGCGGAGGATCTCGCTTCGCGCCATCGGCAGGGCAATCGGGTCGGCGCACCGGTGCAGCTCCTCGACGCCGCCGAGACCGCGCGGCGGACCGGGTCCGACGCTTTCGCTGGCGCGTTGCTCGACCCGCGGGCGGGCACGGTGCAGCCGCTGGCCTATTGCCGCGGATTGGCACGGGCCGCGCAGGCGGCGGGTGCAAGACTTCACGGGCGCACGCAGGTCACCGAGCTGTCGCGCTCCGGCAAGGGCTGGGAGATCCGCGCGGGCGGGCGCCGGGTCCGGGCCGGGGCCGTGCTGATGGCCACCAATGCCTATCACGAGGGGTTCTCGGAGCCCTTCCGCCCGTCCTACGTCGCCGTGCATTACAGCCAGTTTGCCACCGCGCCGCTGCCGAACGATCTGCGCGCGCGCATCCTGGCGGGGGGCGAGGGATGCTGG from Alloyangia pacifica includes these protein-coding regions:
- a CDS encoding NAD(P)/FAD-dependent oxidoreductase, yielding MEDFPKGNLWHASASEEVLAPPLENDLDVDLAVIGGGFTGCAAALEAARLGASVALLEAREIGHGGSGRNVGLVNAGLWLPPDEILSQMGEAAGRRLIDVLGGAPARVFGLIEREGIACEATRNGTLHLAHAASGAEDLASRHRQGNRVGAPVQLLDAAETARRTGSDAFAGALLDPRAGTVQPLAYCRGLARAAQAAGARLHGRTQVTELSRSGKGWEIRAGGRRVRAGAVLMATNAYHEGFSEPFRPSYVAVHYSQFATAPLPNDLRARILAGGEGCWDTALVMSSFRVDQAGRLILGGMGDAEGLGGGLHAGWARRKLAQVYPELADVPFEHAWQGRIAMTRDHVPKVVRFGPTALSVFGYSGRGIAPGTVFGTAAAEALLEGREDALPVAPIDSYAERFTGLRSAYYEAGATLTHALKPGFLG